CGCCAATCAGGGCTTCCTGCACATCCCGCACGTCTAAGTCCTGGGGGTCACAATTTTTTTCCACACTTAAAGCCGCTATCATTCCCACTGCTTGCCCTGTGTTCATAACTAGGGGTTGTAAACGGGTGCTGCCATTGGCCATGTGACTGACGGAAATATTTTTTTCACAGGGTAAATAGCCCCGCGCTGTCGGAGATAAAAGAGCTGGAAAAGGAATGGTAAAGGGGGTTCCCGTCCATCTTCCGCCCCAAATTAAGGATTTGGGAGTAAGAGGAAATTCATAGCCAGGATAGTGGTGATCGTTGGCATAATTTCCCACCCCAATGCTAGTAACTTTTTGGTTATAAATTGGCAGGGATGCTACCTGACCCTGGGGTAAAATATCCCTTTCTGTAATAACTTGCTGACCTTTTAAGCGCCTACTTTCCCGATAGTAGGGATGGAGAGCAAAGGCGGTGGAAATATCTCCAGTTTGTGGAAAAATTCCTGTGGCTAATTCTAAGTTTTCTGAATGATGCTTTTGGAGGTAATAGGCGTAGGCATAGCTATATTGATAAGCTTCCTTTAAATAGGTTTGCTTTTCCTTTTCACCGCCCAATAAACGGTTTAAATCTTTGCCATAATCATTGCCGGCGATCGGCCAATTAATCATATAATGCTCGCCGGGTAATTGGCCATAGGTTAAAAAATCTTTTTCTCCATAGTTCTGCCAAGTATGGGTAAAATCTTGGGCTACATCAATAGTAGGTTCAGCAATGATATTTGTTTGATTATTAGTTGTTTTTCGTAGCAAAAATACCCAAGTGGGGGACTGTATTGGATACTCTTCTGTCATCTCATTGGGAGCAATCGGACAACTGGGTTCATCAAATTTATCCTGCCAATCCCAACCCCAACGGTGGCCAATATCTCCCAGGGCTAGTAAATCCCCCAACTCTGTGCCATCCAGAATTACCCTAGCTCGAATTTCATAGTCTGGAAATCTCACCCCCACCAGGCGATCGCCATTTTTTACCACTTCCATGGGGCATTGATTGGCAATCCAAGTTAAATTAGGCAACTCTGCCGCCCAATCAGCGAAGATTTTGGACCCTAGACGGGGATCAAAAGTAAATAAACTCACCCAGCTATGGTCTAAACCCCCGGGTTGTTGGACCGTCAAAGTCCTTAAAAACTCTCCCCATAGCCCCGTTTGCCAAGCGGCCAATTCATTGCCGTCGGGAGCAGACACTCCAGCGGAAGTTAACATACCTCCCAACCAGGGCCCTTCGCTAACAAGGATGGTTTTTACTCCTCGTCGGGCCGCCTGGATCGCCGCCGCCGTGCCCCCAGTGCCACCTCCCACCACCAAAATATCTGTGGTCAATCGGGCAATAGATTTTGTTGCAATGGCCATAATGTTTCTGGGAAATCACAGACTATTTAAAAATTGTTTTGCCGTCAAAATAGGAATATTTTAATACGTTTCTAGGACGAGTAAATCAGTGTCACCACTGATAATAGCATCAGCCTGGGAGGCGATCGCCGTGGCCAAAACCATGGCATCTTTAGGATCCCGAGGATCCCGCAGTTCGGGAACTTCTAGGGGATGGATAGGATAAATAGTAGAAATTTCGCCCATCGCAAGTAGAATTTCTTCTGTCGTTAAAGACAGTAATGCGAGCCTTTTTTGCAGCTTTTGGTAACTTAGAACTTTCTCCACTTCCTGCAAAATTTCTACGGAAGTACAGGTCAAAATTTCTTTTTTACGAGCTAATTTTATGAGATTACCTGGTAACCCTTGCCATAACCACCCGGAAAGCCAAAGGTTTGTATCTAGGACGACCTTCATAATGCCGATTCGCTCTCAAGGCGATTTTCACGACGCACTTCTCGCACTAATTCGCAAATTTCTTCCATGATTTCATCGGTAAGTTCCTCACCATTACGCCGTAAACTATGCTCCCACTTTTCCCAATCAAAAGCAGGAACTCGTTTTAGCTCAATTTTGTCTTCGTGAACTGTAATCTTGTAGCTTTCACCAGGAACTAGTTTGGCTTTAATTTCCGGGGGAAGATCTAGGGTCTGTTCTGCAGTAACAGTAGCGGTGAGAACTTGCTCGATGGTGCTCATGGTCTGGAAGGAAAAGCAAAGATTGCCACTACCATCATAGGTTACCCAGCCCAGACAAAAGTTTAATGCTTGACCTGCCAGAACTACAATGGCTTTTGGTAAATGTTGACCGAGTGCCCAAATTCCTCTGCCATTAGAGCAATGTCAATGCACCCGGCCATGGTTTGTTTGCGAAAAATCTCAGAAATTTTCGCTACCCCTTACCATTTTACTTTTTCAAATCCTTAGCCATCTGGCGGAACATGTCCAAACTATTGTCGTTGGAACGGCGATCGTTGTTGGCCGGGGTAGAGTTGGCCTGGGATGGGGCGGAATCCATTTTGGTACTGGGGGCCGGTTGACCATTAGCCTGGATTTTTTTCACCTCCATGGCAGAAATCTCCTTGACCACTTCCCCTCCCTGGGAGTTGAGAGTTTTAGGAAAACTCCGTTTAATTTTGATGGGAGTCCGCATGTATTCGGCATTGCCCAAGCTTTTGGCATCGTCGCTTTCAAGAAAAAATGCCTCTTTTTTTTCTGGCTGAGGACTGGGGTTGGCTTCAATATCTTCGACGTACTGTGCCTTTTTACCAAATAAGCCAAATAATCCGGCCATTGATCGTTGCTCCTGGGATAATTGTTAAAATTTATTGCGAATTGTTAAATTTTAACAACTTTTGACCAGGCGACAATGGCCTTTACCTTAGTCTGCGTTGGTTTGCAGGTTTTGGCCCTAGGCAACAACTAGAAAATTACCGCCCCTCCCTCATCATCATCGCCATCTTCCATGGCATCCCAATCCATGGTGTCTTGTTCCTCCCGCTCGTCCCCATCTTCGTCATCATCATCAAAATCCATATTGGCGGAGTCTTTGGGGGCATTATTAACCGCTCCAAGGTCAATTTGTTGACGGTAATAGTCCACACTGCGCACCTGTACGTCCACCTCATTGCCTAAGCGGTAAGAAGTACGACTTTTACGACCCACTAGGGCGCATTGGCGACTGCGGAACTCGTACCAGTCATCTTTGAGGGAACTAACATGGACGAGGCCTTCAGCCAGCAGGTCGAAAATTTGCACGAAGAAGCCATAGGACTGGACTCCAGTGATTAAGCCCCGGAAGATTTCCCCGGTGCGGGCTTTCATTTTTTCAGCTTTTTTCAGCCCCAATAGATCTTTTTCGGCATCTTCGGCAGTTTGTTCCCGGTCATTGAGTCCCAACACCAACTGGTGCAAATCCCCTTCAATGGTTTCTTGGAGGTTGGGGGGCAACACATTCCAGCTAATTTGGTTACGGCAGGTGTGGGCATTGAGCTCTACCCCGGTTTTCATTTGTTTGGTCCGGCGATCGCGCCCCTCTGTTAAGACGAGTTTCAGCAATCGTTGTATTACTAAATCCCCATACCGTTGGGCCGGAGAAACACAGTGGGTATAACCGGAATCATAGGCAAGGGCAAAGTGGGGAGCGGGATGGCTAAAATACTTTTCGATTTTGAGAGTATTAGCCAGCAAATGGTTCAACACCGCTTTAGCTGGCAGGGATTCAAATGCTTGGCTGAGGTGATGGTAATGCTGGGGAATAATGTCCCCTTCTAGGTCAATTTTTACGCCTAAATCGAGGTTTTCCGCTAATTTAACAATGTCCGTTAGATCTTCAGCTTCCGGTGCGACCTGGCCACAGTAGAGACCAGGTATGCCCAGGGCTTGCAGTTGGAGAGCTACTTCTCGCTGCAACACCACCATCAATTCTGCTAACAAACTACGAATGGGCAGGGTTTCTTGGGTCATGATCACCCCCAAACGACCCTCATCCAGGCGGGGGGAAGCGGTTTCTGTTTGGAGGTTAAAACTCCCCCGCTGTAGCCGTTGGGATTTAATCAGGGGGCAAATTTGGAAAAATAATTCCTGGAGCAGGCCGCCGTAGGGTTTCAACTCGCCACTTACGGATTCAATGTCCGCCAAGGCTGTTTGCACTTCGCTGAAGTCTAGTTGGTGATCGACTTTGACCACACTGCTGTGGTATTCAAACCCTGTTACTTCCCCCCGGTCATCCACTGTGAGAAAGAAGGATAGGGCCAGACGATCTTCGTCGGGAATGAGAGAACAGCGCCCGATCAAACCTTCGGGGAACAGGGGGCAAATCTGTTCTTCTAGGTACACGGTGGTGCCCCGTTTACGGGCTAACTGGTCCAACAGACTATCTTCGGCAATGTAGTGGGCAATGTCGGTGATGTGAATGCCTACTTGCCATTGGTTTGCTTGGCTTTCTAAGCTCAGGGCCACCTCTTGCCAGGGTAACGTTTCCCCCCGGGGACCATCGCCAAAGGTAACTAACTGGAGCTTGCGATAATCCTGCCTTTTTTTCAGTTCCCCTGGTTCAATCACTTTGGGCAAACTTTGCAGAGCTTCGATGGCTTCGGGAGTCCAACCTAGGGGCAAATCATGTTTACAGGAAACGATATCGGTGTCGGCGGCGGCTTCAGCGTCACTGCCTAACACTTTAGTAACTTCGCCTAGGGGCGGGTGCTGGGCAATGGGATAACGGAGAACGGAAACATGAACGAGATGATCTACCGCTTCTCCGAGGTTTTGCTCCTTATCCTGAAGTTCCAGCTCAAATAGCAGGCGGTCATCTAGCGGCACAGCCCGGTAATTATCTTCGCTTTTTTTCACCTGCGCTAACAGGGAAGGATTGGCTCGGTCGAGAATGAGATGGACTGCTCCTTCGGGGGACTTGCGGCGGGTACCGTCCTTAATCACTTTGACCAAAACCCGATCGCCGTTCCAGGCATTGCTGAGATTCCCTTCCCGGACGTAAATATCGGTGGCATCTTCATCGTCTTGGATGGCAAAACAAAAACCCTTACTGGAACAACGCAGCCGGGCTTCCACCACATCTTCCCTGGTCACCCGCTTATATTTACCCCTTTCTTTGACTAGTACCCCCATTTTTTCCAGGGCATCGAGGGCAATCTGTAGGGCTTCTATGGCCTCAGGACTCTCACAACCTAGTTTTTTTTCGAGAAACTTACCCGCTACTAATTTGTCGTCAACAAAATAGGACAAAAGTGTGGCGATCGAATAATCCATGAAACTGAATCCTGAGGTGGGCTTACGGGGTGAAGGGAAGCGTTAGAATTGTCGAGGTTTGCCATTGACCATGAAGTTTGTAATGGAAATCCGCCCTCAGTAAAGTACTGAACTATGTCAACTGCAGGTGTACAGATGTTTTGGCGCGGTGTTCCCCCTCCACCAATCCCTGGAAAGTGGGTGAGCCATGGCAGAGGGCAAATAAACTAGTATTAAAGGCAATGCACCAATGGAAGCAAATCCGACGGTGACAATCCATAACAACCCTTGATTGTATCAAAGAGAACGTCACCTTTGTGGTTAGGGTCCGTGGGCAAAGTTCTAATCTGCGCCCTCAATGGGAACTTTGATCTCTTTTTTCCCTAAACTTGGGGAGAGAGACAGGGAAAAAAGTTTATTAGTGTGAATTTTCCAAGTGTGGATATTGTAAACCCTGACCATGGCGGCGTAGAAAAGCTTTGGCTAGAGAGAGAGCGAAGTCCTGGTCACACTACATTACCGGACAAACTTTCCTAGGCGATCGCCTTTTGCCCCGGCCGGACAGCCGTTAAAACCATGCACTCCATGGGTCAAGGTAGAATGGGCCAGGATAAGTAATCCATTGAACTAACGCGATCTTCGTAATTCTCGATAACTTTTTTACCCATCAAACCACCGCCTTGCCCCCTTGCCCCATAAGTCATGAGTGAAGTTTCTCTGCGTCCCGCCAAAATTAGTACTGTATTGCCGGGGTCCCTGGGGGAAGAAATGGGCTTTGAGCCGGGGGATGCCATTGTGCGTATTAATGGTCAGGCACCGAGAGATTTGATTGATTATCAATTTCTCTGCGCTGACGATTATTTGGAATTGGACGTATTGGACAGTCAGGGAGAATTACATGAACTGGCGGTAGAAAAGGAATTCGATCAGGATTTGGGACTGGGGTTTGAAACGGCCCTATTCGACGGGCTGATCCAGTGCAATAACCGTTGTCCCTTTTGTTTCATCGACCAACAACCGCCGGGGAAACGGGAGAGTTTGTATTACAAAGATGATGACTATCGCCTGAGTTTTCTCTACGGCAGTTATCTCACTTTGACTAATTTGAGTGCCAAGGAATGGCAACGCATAGAACAGTTAAGGCTTTCTCCCCTCTACGTTTCCATCCATGCCACGGAAGCATCGGTGCGGGAAAGATTGTTAAAAAATCATCGGGCCGGTCAGATTCTTGACCAGTTGGCTTGGTTCCAAGCTAGAAGATTACAGATCCACGCCCAGGTGGTGGTTTGTCCTGGTGTTAATGATGGTAAGCACTTAGAGCAAACTTTGAGGGACTTAGCCCAGTTTCACCAAGGGGAAACCCCAGCGGTGATTTCAGTGGCGGTGGTGCCGGTGGGTCTAACCCGTTTTCGTCCCCAGGAAGATGAGTTAAGCCCCGTTGGTCAAGCTAAAGCCACGGAGGTAATTGCCCAGGTTCAAGCTTTGCAAAAGGAATTTGCCCAGCAACTAGGTGGTAACTTTGTTTGGTTGGCCGATGAATGGTTTCTCATTGCCCGTCAACCTTTGCCACCGGAAAGCCATTACGAAGACTATCCCCAAATTGGCAACGGGGTAGGGTCTATCCGTCAATTCATTAAGGAGTTTCAACAACAAGCTGCGGAATTTCTCCCCCCGGCGATCGCCGAAGCCAAGACGTTGACCTGGGTAGTGGGCAATGCTGTAGAACAAGCGTTTGAGCTACTGGTGGAACAGTTAAATCAGGTAAAGGGTTTAACAGTTAATTTAGCGCCCTTAAACAGTGACTATTGGGGTCAGGAAATTACGGTGACGGGACTATTGACGGGGCAGGATTTAATCGCTAAATTGGCAGGCAGAGATTTAGGGGATGGTATTCTATTGCCTGCTCTGATGTTGAAACATGATGATACTCGCTTCTTGGATGACCTCCGGGTGGCCGATGTGGCTCAAAAGTTGGGCACAACCATTTACCCTGTGGCTGATGTGGCCAGTTTGTTGGAACATTGTGTTCAGCCCATGGCTGTCTCCCGCCATTGCTAAAAAACCCCGTTAATTTTTCTTACCCATGGGGAAGTTTGCTGGTTCAATAGGCCGAGTTGTAGTCGGCAGTCTATCTTGAGAACAATTGTTTTTACATGACAGATAGTGGGCTAAGAATAACTTTGCTCAAACCATTTGGTAAAACTGCTCAATGGACGAGCCGATTTTCACCCCGGCTTTAAACGTCATGCACCAATCTCTGATTTACTGGTTTATTCATCTATCAATTCCATAGGCTTTTTGCTTCATCGCTCCAACTAACTTTTCTGGGATGTCCTCCATGCCCCCCGTGCCTAGCTTACCGTCCACCGATGCCGTTATTCCCCCCGGCAATTTTGTTGAACCTCCCACTTCTCCGGTGG
The genomic region above belongs to Synechocystis sp. PCC 6803 substr. PCC-P and contains:
- a CDS encoding putative toxin-antitoxin system toxin component, PIN family, whose translation is MKVVLDTNLWLSGWLWQGLPGNLIKLARKKEILTCTSVEILQEVEKVLSYQKLQKRLALLSLTTEEILLAMGEISTIYPIHPLEVPELRDPRDPKDAMVLATAIASQADAIISGDTDLLVLETY
- a CDS encoding FAD-dependent oxidoreductase: MAIATKSIARLTTDILVVGGGTGGTAAAIQAARRGVKTILVSEGPWLGGMLTSAGVSAPDGNELAAWQTGLWGEFLRTLTVQQPGGLDHSWVSLFTFDPRLGSKIFADWAAELPNLTWIANQCPMEVVKNGDRLVGVRFPDYEIRARVILDGTELGDLLALGDIGHRWGWDWQDKFDEPSCPIAPNEMTEEYPIQSPTWVFLLRKTTNNQTNIIAEPTIDVAQDFTHTWQNYGEKDFLTYGQLPGEHYMINWPIAGNDYGKDLNRLLGGEKEKQTYLKEAYQYSYAYAYYLQKHHSENLELATGIFPQTGDISTAFALHPYYRESRRLKGQQVITERDILPQGQVASLPIYNQKVTSIGVGNYANDHHYPGYEFPLTPKSLIWGGRWTGTPFTIPFPALLSPTARGYLPCEKNISVSHMANGSTRLQPLVMNTGQAVGMIAALSVEKNCDPQDLDVRDVQEALIGDRRAPAAVIPLFNLVPDHPEWRQWQQYYLDNPDQYPPSGHCPVDVNLAQLPLSKSQSVYTGELQKSEHQTYQLICQQSGKILKVITERPEVAEQLINHANGKKITLGGRYNSAGNWLVVETVETITSGKDLGGR
- a CDS encoding TIGR03279 family radical SAM protein codes for the protein MSEVSLRPAKISTVLPGSLGEEMGFEPGDAIVRINGQAPRDLIDYQFLCADDYLELDVLDSQGELHELAVEKEFDQDLGLGFETALFDGLIQCNNRCPFCFIDQQPPGKRESLYYKDDDYRLSFLYGSYLTLTNLSAKEWQRIEQLRLSPLYVSIHATEASVRERLLKNHRAGQILDQLAWFQARRLQIHAQVVVCPGVNDGKHLEQTLRDLAQFHQGETPAVISVAVVPVGLTRFRPQEDELSPVGQAKATEVIAQVQALQKEFAQQLGGNFVWLADEWFLIARQPLPPESHYEDYPQIGNGVGSIRQFIKEFQQQAAEFLPPAIAEAKTLTWVVGNAVEQAFELLVEQLNQVKGLTVNLAPLNSDYWGQEITVTGLLTGQDLIAKLAGRDLGDGILLPALMLKHDDTRFLDDLRVADVAQKLGTTIYPVADVASLLEHCVQPMAVSRHC
- a CDS encoding ribonuclease R family protein, whose translation is MDYSIATLLSYFVDDKLVAGKFLEKKLGCESPEAIEALQIALDALEKMGVLVKERGKYKRVTREDVVEARLRCSSKGFCFAIQDDEDATDIYVREGNLSNAWNGDRVLVKVIKDGTRRKSPEGAVHLILDRANPSLLAQVKKSEDNYRAVPLDDRLLFELELQDKEQNLGEAVDHLVHVSVLRYPIAQHPPLGEVTKVLGSDAEAAADTDIVSCKHDLPLGWTPEAIEALQSLPKVIEPGELKKRQDYRKLQLVTFGDGPRGETLPWQEVALSLESQANQWQVGIHITDIAHYIAEDSLLDQLARKRGTTVYLEEQICPLFPEGLIGRCSLIPDEDRLALSFFLTVDDRGEVTGFEYHSSVVKVDHQLDFSEVQTALADIESVSGELKPYGGLLQELFFQICPLIKSQRLQRGSFNLQTETASPRLDEGRLGVIMTQETLPIRSLLAELMVVLQREVALQLQALGIPGLYCGQVAPEAEDLTDIVKLAENLDLGVKIDLEGDIIPQHYHHLSQAFESLPAKAVLNHLLANTLKIEKYFSHPAPHFALAYDSGYTHCVSPAQRYGDLVIQRLLKLVLTEGRDRRTKQMKTGVELNAHTCRNQISWNVLPPNLQETIEGDLHQLVLGLNDREQTAEDAEKDLLGLKKAEKMKARTGEIFRGLITGVQSYGFFVQIFDLLAEGLVHVSSLKDDWYEFRSRQCALVGRKSRTSYRLGNEVDVQVRSVDYYRQQIDLGAVNNAPKDSANMDFDDDDEDGDEREEQDTMDWDAMEDGDDDEGGAVIF